In Rickettsia endosymbiont of Gonocerus acuteangulatus, the following are encoded in one genomic region:
- the rplK gene encoding 50S ribosomal protein L11: MTQKKIEGHINLNVNAGEATPAPPIGPALGQRKVNIMEFCKAFNAATQSIEKGTPLPTVITIYADKSFTFIVKTPPASYLIKKFAKVKKGSGATKKEAVIGKITIDDCREIAKLKMPDLNTKDIKAATKIICGSAASMGIEVVGN, translated from the coding sequence ATGACACAAAAAAAAATAGAAGGTCATATTAACTTGAATGTAAATGCTGGTGAAGCTACCCCTGCTCCTCCTATAGGACCGGCATTGGGGCAAAGAAAAGTTAATATCATGGAATTTTGTAAAGCTTTTAACGCTGCTACACAAAGTATTGAAAAAGGGACACCTCTTCCAACTGTTATTACTATATACGCAGATAAAAGTTTTACTTTTATAGTTAAAACACCGCCGGCATCTTATCTTATAAAGAAATTTGCTAAAGTTAAAAAAGGGTCTGGTGCTACTAAAAAAGAAGCCGTAATAGGTAAAATCACTATTGATGATTGTCGTGAGATTGCAAAGTTAAAAATGCCTGATTTAAATACAAAAGATATTAAAGCTGCAACAAAGATTATTTGCGGAAGTGCGGCATCTATGGGAATTGAAGTTGTAGGGAATTAA
- the nusG gene encoding transcription termination/antitermination protein NusG yields MAEQNIDNILSNSEKDTKKWYVIHTASGAENRIKRMMLERISKQKLSDFFDDILVPVFGVSEVKRGKNVKVEKKLMPSYILIKMNMTDKSWHLVKNIPGVTGFLGSKTTPKALTESEIQNIRLETEAQEAKDAKLYEVGEIVTVTEGPFETFTGTVEEVDQEKARLKVSVSIFGKATPIELSFTQVKKND; encoded by the coding sequence GTGGCAGAACAAAATATAGATAATATATTGTCAAATTCTGAAAAAGATACAAAAAAATGGTATGTTATACATACTGCTTCAGGAGCAGAAAATCGTATAAAACGAATGATGCTTGAGAGAATTAGCAAGCAAAAACTGTCAGATTTTTTTGATGATATATTAGTACCAGTTTTTGGTGTTTCCGAAGTTAAACGCGGTAAAAACGTCAAGGTAGAAAAAAAATTAATGCCTAGTTATATTCTAATAAAAATGAATATGACAGATAAATCTTGGCATTTAGTAAAAAATATACCAGGAGTAACAGGCTTTTTAGGTAGTAAAACTACTCCAAAAGCACTTACGGAAAGCGAGATACAGAATATTAGATTAGAAACTGAAGCTCAAGAAGCAAAAGATGCGAAATTATATGAGGTCGGTGAAATAGTAACTGTTACAGAAGGACCTTTTGAAACCTTTACAGGCACTGTAGAAGAAGTAGACCAAGAAAAAGCTAGATTAAAAGTTTCAGTATCAATATTTGGCAAAGCAACCCCGATAGAGTTGAGCTTTACTCAAGTAAAGAAAAACGACTAA
- the secE gene encoding preprotein translocase subunit SecE — MFKEYKIYKFFEQVKQEAYKVVWPTKKELTASTLVVIVAVFVFSLICLVLDYGIHNIMQILLNIGK, encoded by the coding sequence ATGTTTAAAGAGTATAAAATATATAAGTTTTTTGAACAAGTTAAACAAGAAGCTTATAAAGTAGTTTGGCCCACTAAAAAAGAGTTAACTGCTTCGACTTTAGTAGTCATAGTAGCGGTTTTTGTTTTTAGCCTAATTTGTTTAGTGCTCGATTATGGTATACATAATATAATGCAAATTTTACTTAACATCGGTAAATAA
- the fusA gene encoding elongation factor G: protein MSKKLENIRNIGICAHIDAGKTTTTERILYYTGKSHKIGEVHEGGATMDWMEQEQERGITITSAATTCRWQDKQINIIDTPGHVDFTIEVERSLRVLDGAVAVFDGVAGVEPQSETVWRQADKYNVPRMCFVNKMDRMGADFYRCVDMIKDRLGAKPLVIQLPIGIEENFKGVVDLVKMQAIVWKDESLGAEYFYQEIPDDLKEKAEEYRANLLDMVVELDDKIMEKYLSGEEVTEKEIKKLIRKGTISAAFYPVLCGSAFKNKGVQPLLDAVVDYLPSPIDIATVKGVEVSTGEEKDFPISVSEPFSALAFKIMNDPFVGSLTFIRVYSGKITFGTTVINTVKNKREKIGRMLLMHANNREDVKEASAGDIVALAGLKDTTTGDTLSDEDKKVILERMEFPEPVIVLAVEPKSKVDQEKMGLALSRLAAEDPSFRTSTDQETGQTVIKGMGELHLEIIIDRMRREFKVEANIGAPQVAYRETITKACEIDYTHKKQSGGAGQFARVKIIFEPLKDVKDLKEEDKNRSFIFESKIVGGAVPKEYIPGVEKGLNNIRETGVIAGYPMIDFKATLIDGAFHDVDSSVLAFEIAAKAAFREGMPKGNPKLLEPIMKVEVITPDEYMGDVIGDLNSRRGQVQGMEPRGNAQVIKAYVPLAEMFGYVNTLRSLSQGRAQYSMVFNHYDQVPIQVADTIKAKK, encoded by the coding sequence ATGAGTAAAAAGCTTGAAAATATCCGTAATATCGGTATATGTGCTCATATTGATGCAGGTAAAACTACTACTACAGAACGTATTCTATATTATACAGGTAAATCCCATAAAATAGGTGAAGTTCATGAGGGCGGTGCTACCATGGACTGGATGGAACAGGAGCAGGAACGTGGTATAACAATTACCTCAGCTGCTACTACTTGTAGATGGCAAGATAAACAAATTAATATTATTGATACTCCTGGACACGTTGACTTTACTATCGAAGTAGAGCGTTCTTTACGTGTTCTTGATGGTGCTGTTGCAGTATTTGACGGCGTTGCAGGTGTAGAACCTCAATCTGAAACAGTATGGAGACAAGCTGATAAATATAATGTTCCTAGAATGTGTTTTGTCAATAAAATGGACAGAATGGGAGCAGATTTTTATAGATGCGTTGACATGATCAAGGATCGTTTAGGAGCAAAGCCTTTAGTTATTCAGTTGCCTATAGGTATTGAAGAAAATTTCAAAGGAGTTGTTGATCTTGTTAAAATGCAAGCAATAGTTTGGAAAGACGAGTCTTTAGGTGCTGAGTATTTTTATCAAGAAATTCCTGATGATTTAAAAGAAAAAGCAGAAGAATATCGTGCTAATTTGCTTGATATGGTTGTTGAGCTAGACGATAAAATCATGGAAAAATATTTGTCTGGTGAAGAAGTAACTGAAAAAGAGATTAAAAAATTAATAAGAAAAGGTACTATTTCTGCAGCTTTTTATCCAGTTTTATGTGGTAGTGCATTTAAAAATAAAGGTGTACAGCCGCTACTTGATGCTGTAGTAGATTATTTACCATCGCCTATTGATATTGCTACAGTAAAAGGCGTTGAAGTTAGTACAGGTGAAGAAAAAGATTTCCCTATTTCTGTGTCTGAGCCATTTTCTGCATTAGCATTTAAAATTATGAATGATCCATTTGTTGGTTCATTAACTTTTATTAGAGTGTATTCAGGTAAGATTACTTTCGGAACAACTGTTATTAATACTGTAAAAAATAAGAGAGAGAAAATAGGTAGAATGCTATTAATGCATGCTAATAACCGTGAGGATGTAAAAGAAGCATCAGCAGGTGATATAGTAGCATTAGCAGGTCTTAAAGATACTACTACTGGTGATACATTATCAGATGAAGATAAAAAAGTAATTCTAGAAAGAATGGAATTCCCTGAGCCAGTTATTGTGCTTGCAGTAGAGCCTAAATCAAAGGTCGATCAAGAAAAAATGGGGCTAGCTCTTTCTCGTTTAGCAGCTGAAGATCCTTCATTTAGAACTTCAACTGATCAAGAAACAGGTCAAACTGTTATTAAAGGAATGGGAGAGCTCCATTTAGAGATCATCATCGATCGTATGAGAAGAGAGTTTAAAGTTGAAGCAAATATTGGAGCTCCTCAAGTTGCATATCGTGAAACAATTACTAAAGCTTGTGAAATAGATTATACCCATAAAAAGCAATCAGGTGGTGCAGGACAATTTGCTCGTGTAAAAATTATTTTTGAACCTCTAAAAGATGTAAAAGATCTAAAAGAAGAAGATAAAAATAGGAGCTTTATTTTTGAAAGTAAAATTGTTGGTGGTGCTGTACCTAAAGAATATATTCCTGGTGTAGAAAAAGGATTAAATAACATTAGAGAAACAGGCGTAATTGCAGGTTATCCTATGATCGATTTTAAAGCTACATTAATTGATGGTGCTTTCCATGATGTGGATTCTAGCGTACTTGCGTTTGAAATTGCAGCAAAAGCAGCATTTAGAGAGGGAATGCCTAAAGGTAATCCTAAATTACTTGAACCTATTATGAAAGTTGAGGTGATTACACCAGATGAGTATATGGGTGATGTTATTGGTGATCTAAATAGTCGTAGAGGACAAGTTCAAGGTATGGAGCCAAGAGGTAATGCTCAAGTGATTAAGGCATATGTTCCTTTAGCTGAAATGTTCGGTTATGTTAATACGCTTAGATCTTTATCACAAGGTAGAGCTCAGTATAGCATGGTGTTTAATCATTATGATCAGGTACCAATTCAAGTTGCGGATACTATTAAAGCTAAAAAATAA
- the rpsG gene encoding 30S ribosomal protein S7, giving the protein MSRRHAAEKRVILPDMKYNSVLLSRFINNIMKEGKKALAEKIVYSAFDKIEKKHKADPYQTFNNAMNNVKPYLEVTSVRVGGANYQVPTPVDERRGYALASRWIITAATKRSEKMMIDKLAEELFEASNNRGVAIKKKEDTHKMAEANKAFSHFSPKKTKQGN; this is encoded by the coding sequence ATGTCACGTCGTCATGCCGCAGAAAAGCGAGTAATTTTACCTGATATGAAGTATAACAGTGTTTTACTTTCTAGGTTTATCAATAATATTATGAAAGAGGGAAAAAAAGCTCTCGCAGAAAAAATAGTTTATTCTGCTTTCGATAAAATTGAAAAGAAACATAAAGCTGATCCATATCAGACTTTCAATAATGCTATGAATAATGTAAAGCCATATTTGGAAGTAACTTCTGTAAGAGTAGGAGGAGCTAATTATCAAGTTCCAACTCCAGTTGATGAAAGAAGAGGCTATGCTCTTGCATCTCGTTGGATTATTACAGCGGCAACAAAACGTTCTGAAAAAATGATGATTGATAAACTCGCTGAAGAATTATTTGAAGCTTCAAATAATAGAGGTGTTGCTATTAAGAAAAAAGAAGACACTCATAAAATGGCTGAAGCTAATAAAGCTTTCTCACACTTTAGCCCTAAAAAAACAAAGCAGGGTAACTAA
- the rpsL gene encoding 30S ribosomal protein S12, with the protein MPTYNQLVRFGRKSKVRKTKSPALEANPFKSGVCLVVKTVTPKKPNSALRKVATVRLSNKRTVNVYIPGEKHSVKEHDRVLVRGGQVPDLPGVKYHVVLGAYDIAGVKGRKQGRSRYGAPRKQVVATKK; encoded by the coding sequence ATGCCAACATATAATCAATTAGTACGTTTTGGAAGAAAATCAAAAGTTCGTAAAACTAAATCTCCTGCGTTAGAGGCTAATCCTTTTAAAAGTGGAGTTTGTTTAGTAGTGAAAACTGTTACTCCTAAAAAGCCTAACTCAGCTCTTCGTAAAGTAGCAACTGTGCGTTTAAGTAATAAAAGAACAGTGAATGTTTATATTCCTGGTGAGAAGCATAGTGTGAAAGAGCACGATAGAGTATTAGTAAGAGGTGGGCAGGTTCCTGATCTTCCAGGGGTAAAATATCACGTGGTACTCGGTGCTTATGATATTGCTGGAGTTAAAGGGCGTAAACAAGGTCGTTCACGTTATGGTGCTCCTCGTAAACAAGTTGTAGCTACAAAAAAATAA
- a CDS encoding amino acid ABC transporter permease — MFEYLIKFSPKILFIVEGTLVTLKYSVIAVIFGLVIGVLLALCKVNKNRALRLFADFYTSIFRGTPLLIQLSIIYFASPYLIGIKFTVFMAGAISFSLNSGAYVSEVIRAGINAVDKGQFEAAEALAIPKFLIMKDIILPQAIKNIFPSLTNELINLIKESAIISMFGEMDLMKRAQIVSLETYNYFFPMIVAACCYYILVMLISFIARIIEKKLIVS; from the coding sequence ATGTTTGAATATTTAATAAAATTTTCTCCAAAAATTCTTTTTATTGTAGAAGGAACTTTGGTTACTTTAAAATATAGTGTTATTGCTGTTATATTTGGCTTAGTTATAGGTGTATTGCTAGCACTTTGTAAAGTAAATAAAAATCGTGCGTTAAGACTTTTTGCAGATTTTTATACTTCTATTTTTAGAGGCACACCTTTATTAATCCAATTAAGTATTATATATTTTGCATCGCCTTATTTAATAGGTATTAAATTTACTGTATTTATGGCAGGTGCTATTTCTTTTTCTCTTAATTCAGGTGCATATGTTTCAGAAGTAATTAGAGCAGGAATTAATGCAGTTGATAAAGGGCAGTTTGAAGCGGCAGAAGCTCTTGCTATTCCCAAATTTTTGATTATGAAAGATATAATTTTGCCACAAGCAATTAAAAATATTTTTCCATCGTTAACCAACGAGCTTATCAATTTAATTAAGGAGTCAGCCATTATTTCAATGTTTGGAGAAATGGACTTAATGAAAAGAGCACAAATTGTATCGCTTGAGACGTATAATTATTTTTTCCCAATGATTGTTGCCGCTTGTTGTTACTATATTTTAGTGATGCTAATAAGTTTTATAGCAAGAATAATAGAGAAAAAACTAATTGTTAGTTAA
- the sdhA gene encoding succinate dehydrogenase flavoprotein subunit produces MTKSYNIIHHKFDVIVVGAGGAGLRAAFGMAKEGLNTACISKLFPTRSHTVAAQGGISAALGNMGTDDWRWHMYDTVKGSDWLGDQDAIEYMCKNAPDAILELEHYGVPFSRTEEGKIYQRPFGGMTTEYGKGKAAQRTCAAADRTGHAILHTLYQQSLKHKVQFFIEYFAIDLLMEDGECRGVVAWNLDDGSLHCFRAHNVVLATGGYGRAYFSATSAHTCTGDGGGMAIRAGLPLQDMEFVQFHPTGIYSAGCLITEGARGEGGYLVNANGERFMERYAPAAKDLASRDVVSRAMTIEIREGRGVGEHKDHVFLHLNHLSPEILHSRLPGISETAKIFAGVDVTKEPVPVLPTVHYNMGGIPTNYHGQVIIKDGENYNKIVNGLMAIGEAACVSVHGANRLGSNSLLDLVVFGRSAALKAAELIKPASPHKPVSEEVFEKIISRFDKIRHSSGNISVADLRLKMQRTMQSHASVFRTQEVLDEGAEMISEIRSGYKDIKVNDKSLIWNSDLVEALELDNLLDQALVTVYSAAARKESRGAHAREDYPDRNDKDWMQHTLSGVDEAGKVVLDYKPVTLTTLSDEVKAIPPAKRVY; encoded by the coding sequence ATGACCAAATCGTATAATATAATTCATCATAAATTTGACGTAATAGTCGTAGGAGCAGGCGGTGCAGGTTTACGTGCTGCGTTCGGTATGGCTAAAGAGGGTCTTAATACGGCTTGTATATCAAAGCTTTTTCCTACTCGTAGCCATACTGTTGCAGCACAAGGCGGTATTAGTGCAGCTCTTGGGAATATGGGGACAGATGATTGGCGTTGGCATATGTATGATACAGTTAAAGGTTCTGATTGGTTAGGCGATCAGGATGCAATCGAATATATGTGCAAGAATGCTCCGGATGCGATTTTAGAGCTTGAGCATTACGGCGTACCTTTTTCAAGAACCGAAGAGGGAAAAATTTATCAGCGTCCTTTTGGTGGTATGACTACCGAGTATGGCAAAGGCAAGGCAGCACAACGTACATGTGCGGCAGCAGATCGTACTGGGCACGCTATACTTCACACTTTATATCAACAATCATTAAAGCATAAAGTACAGTTTTTTATCGAATATTTCGCTATTGATTTATTGATGGAAGATGGTGAATGTAGAGGGGTAGTTGCATGGAATTTAGATGATGGTAGTCTGCATTGTTTCAGAGCTCATAATGTAGTGCTTGCAACGGGCGGATATGGGCGTGCTTATTTTTCAGCAACTTCGGCTCATACTTGCACGGGTGACGGGGGTGGTATGGCAATTAGAGCAGGCTTGCCGCTGCAAGATATGGAGTTTGTCCAGTTCCATCCAACCGGAATATATTCAGCTGGTTGCCTTATAACAGAGGGAGCAAGAGGTGAGGGGGGTTATCTTGTTAACGCTAATGGTGAGCGTTTCATGGAACGTTATGCACCGGCTGCAAAGGATTTAGCATCACGGGATGTGGTTTCAAGAGCGATGACTATCGAGATTCGTGAGGGGCGAGGGGTTGGAGAGCATAAGGATCATGTATTCTTACATTTAAATCATTTATCACCTGAAATTTTACATAGTCGTTTGCCTGGTATTTCTGAAACAGCTAAAATTTTTGCTGGTGTTGATGTAACCAAAGAGCCGGTCCCGGTACTTCCGACAGTGCATTATAATATGGGAGGAATCCCTACTAATTATCATGGTCAGGTAATAATTAAAGACGGTGAAAATTATAATAAGATAGTGAATGGACTTATGGCAATTGGTGAAGCTGCTTGTGTATCGGTTCATGGGGCTAATAGGTTAGGCTCAAATTCTTTGCTTGATTTAGTGGTATTCGGTAGAAGTGCGGCACTAAAAGCAGCTGAGCTTATTAAGCCAGCAAGCCCGCATAAACCTGTATCAGAGGAAGTATTTGAAAAAATTATTAGTAGATTCGATAAAATTCGTCATAGTAGCGGTAATATTTCGGTTGCAGATTTAAGGCTTAAAATGCAAAGAACTATGCAAAGTCATGCTTCAGTGTTTAGAACTCAAGAAGTGCTAGATGAGGGGGCAGAAATGATTAGCGAGATAAGAAGCGGTTATAAAGATATAAAAGTTAATGATAAATCTTTAATTTGGAACAGTGATTTAGTCGAAGCTTTAGAGCTAGATAATTTACTTGATCAGGCTTTAGTAACTGTATATTCAGCAGCTGCCAGAAAAGAAAGCAGAGGAGCACACGCAAGAGAGGATTATCCTGATCGTAACGATAAAGATTGGATGCAGCACACTCTTAGCGGGGTTGATGAAGCCGGTAAGGTAGTGCTTGATTACAAACCTGTTACTTTAACTACTTTGAGTGATGAAGTGAAAGCAATTCCACCAGCGAAAAGGGTTTATTAA
- the sdhD gene encoding succinate dehydrogenase, hydrophobic membrane anchor protein, producing the protein MTYDFRAEIVKAKNTGSAKSGSHHWLLQRITAIILVLCSVWLLYFTLANKNSDVNIIIWELKRPINLIPLLIAVITSLYHAMLGMQVVIEDYISCNKLRNTLIIAVKLFSILTIVAFIVAVFYKG; encoded by the coding sequence ATGACATATGATTTTAGAGCAGAGATTGTAAAAGCAAAAAATACTGGTTCTGCTAAAAGTGGTTCACATCATTGGTTGTTACAAAGAATTACCGCTATTATATTAGTGTTGTGTTCTGTATGGTTACTATATTTTACGCTAGCCAATAAAAACAGTGATGTAAATATTATTATTTGGGAACTGAAAAGACCTATTAATTTAATACCTTTATTAATCGCAGTAATTACTTCTTTATATCATGCCATGCTTGGAATGCAGGTAGTAATAGAGGACTATATAAGCTGCAACAAGTTACGTAATACATTAATTATAGCAGTGAAGCTATTTAGTATTTTAACTATCGTAGCTTTTATAGTAGCTGTGTTTTATAAAGGATAA
- the sdhC gene encoding succinate dehydrogenase, cytochrome b556 subunit, with product MTKTKQEIYNKRPTSPHLTIYKPQISSTLSILHRMTGVALFFAVSILAWWFILSKFNSNYIQLANCCCIIKICLILTSFAWFYHLCNGIRHLFWDIGYGFSIKAVNLTGWSVVVWSILLTVLLWV from the coding sequence ATGACTAAAACCAAACAAGAAATTTATAATAAGCGTCCGACTTCGCCGCATTTAACTATATATAAGCCACAAATAAGCTCTACCTTGTCGATTTTGCATCGTATGACAGGGGTAGCTTTATTTTTTGCAGTTTCAATTTTGGCATGGTGGTTTATTCTTAGTAAATTTAATAGTAATTATATACAGCTAGCTAATTGTTGTTGCATTATAAAAATATGTTTGATCCTAACTAGCTTTGCTTGGTTCTATCATTTATGCAACGGCATCAGGCATTTATTTTGGGATATTGGTTATGGCTTTTCCATAAAAGCAGTTAATTTAACAGGTTGGAGCGTGGTTGTTTGGTCTATCTTATTAACTGTATTGTTGTGGGTGTGA
- a CDS encoding rhodanese-like domain-containing protein yields MSEKIAILSAYSFVNIEEPENLIPKLLFVGKRKYVKGTILLSKEGFNGSFSGSYESVNLVLEELKKLTNAKDVNVKINYCEIHPFQKLKVRLKKEIVAMNVDNLNVNLFKGEYIETKDWDEFIIQKDVIVIDTRNDYEVEVGTFKSAINPYTETFKQFPAWAEQNTELLKGKKIAMFCTGGIRCEKSTSLLKSMGHEEVYHLKGGILQYLEDTQNKNNLWQGECFVFDDRRAVADDLAPAQGYWLERK; encoded by the coding sequence ATGAGTGAAAAAATTGCAATTTTAAGTGCATATAGTTTTGTAAATATAGAAGAGCCGGAAAACTTAATACCGAAACTATTATTTGTCGGTAAAAGAAAATATGTTAAAGGTACTATCTTATTATCGAAAGAGGGCTTTAATGGTTCTTTTTCAGGTTCATATGAAAGTGTAAATCTTGTACTTGAAGAATTAAAAAAACTAACTAATGCGAAAGACGTGAATGTTAAAATAAATTACTGCGAAATACATCCTTTTCAAAAGTTAAAAGTCAGGCTTAAAAAAGAAATCGTTGCGATGAATGTTGACAATTTAAATGTTAATCTGTTTAAAGGCGAGTATATAGAGACAAAAGATTGGGATGAATTTATTATACAAAAAGATGTTATAGTAATAGATACACGTAACGACTATGAAGTAGAAGTTGGTACATTTAAATCGGCAATCAATCCGTATACTGAAACATTTAAACAATTTCCGGCTTGGGCTGAGCAAAATACTGAATTACTTAAAGGTAAGAAAATTGCGATGTTCTGTACTGGTGGTATACGTTGTGAGAAATCTACTAGCTTACTGAAAAGTATGGGACATGAAGAGGTATATCACTTAAAAGGTGGTATATTGCAATATCTAGAAGATACGCAAAATAAGAATAATTTATGGCAAGGTGAGTGCTTTGTTTTTGATGATAGAAGAGCGGTGGCGGATGATCTAGCACCTGCTCAAGGGTACTGGCTCGAGAGAAAGTAA
- a CDS encoding protease modulator HflC: protein MQKIYYIIFTAIFGLILISSSLFSVDQRQSAVVFQFGEAVRTIEKPGLHIKVPLIQNVEFFDKRLLDVEVEAKELTAADGKRVIVDAYAKFQINNPVMFYKTVHDYQGVKIRLTRNLESSMRKVIGKISLSSLLSQERSNVMLNILNQVDGEAKSFGIDVVDVRILRADLPKENSAAIYRRMQTAREKEATQIRAEGQEESVRICSKADKESKIILAKAYKDAQIIKGDGDEKAAKIYNSAYSADPEFYKFYKSLLVYKNSLKKEDTNFIISPDAEVLKYLNLAK, encoded by the coding sequence ATGCAAAAGATTTACTATATAATTTTTACGGCTATTTTTGGGCTGATATTAATTTCTAGCTCACTATTTTCAGTTGATCAACGTCAATCTGCTGTAGTATTCCAATTTGGTGAAGCAGTAAGAACCATAGAAAAACCTGGACTGCATATTAAAGTTCCGTTAATTCAAAACGTTGAATTTTTTGATAAGCGTCTTTTAGATGTTGAAGTTGAAGCAAAAGAGTTAACGGCTGCTGATGGTAAAAGAGTTATCGTTGATGCTTACGCTAAATTTCAAATTAATAATCCTGTAATGTTTTATAAAACTGTCCATGATTATCAAGGAGTCAAAATTAGGCTGACTCGTAACCTTGAATCTTCGATGCGGAAAGTAATAGGTAAGATTTCGCTAAGTAGTTTATTATCGCAAGAGCGTAGTAATGTAATGCTTAATATTTTAAATCAAGTAGATGGTGAAGCTAAAAGTTTCGGTATTGATGTAGTTGATGTTAGAATTTTAAGAGCTGACTTACCAAAGGAAAATAGTGCGGCTATTTATCGTCGTATGCAAACTGCTCGTGAAAAAGAAGCAACACAAATTAGGGCTGAGGGGCAAGAAGAAAGTGTTCGAATTTGCTCAAAAGCAGATAAAGAAAGTAAGATAATACTTGCTAAAGCTTACAAAGATGCTCAAATTATCAAAGGTGATGGTGATGAGAAAGCGGCTAAAATTTATAATTCTGCTTATTCTGCCGATCCGGAATTTTACAAATTTTATAAGTCGCTTTTAGTATATAAAAATTCTTTAAAGAAAGAAGATACTAATTTTATCATTTCACCCGATGCTGAAGTTTTAAAATATCTTAATTTAGCTAAGTAG
- the hflK gene encoding FtsH protease activity modulator HflK, giving the protein MLSKKYIPIFKKSPWKDFDNDKDDNIFTRPRKNQFNFDKFQFQFNFSTKTIILVALASFVLWLASGIYEVKEGEEAAVTRFGRFVRKGYAGLNYRLPAPFEKEIVEKVKQSRRIEIGYRTNNSVRSGGDTKNIAGESIMLTGDENIVALNCDVMWHISNLEDFMFNVQKPEETVKSTVESAVREVIGNTPISWVLSDQKQEITHKIETLAQKILDSYNVGVMIEKVQLLKAEPPAEVIDAYRDVQTSKADKEKEINQAQAYNNKVLPEARGAAARIIEEAEAYREEIISKAEGDSQRFSAIYKQYAANKQVTRDRLYLEVVEEVLSGSSKTIINNALLPHMAIKP; this is encoded by the coding sequence ATGCTTAGTAAAAAATATATCCCAATTTTCAAAAAATCTCCGTGGAAAGATTTTGATAATGATAAAGATGATAACATATTCACAAGACCAAGAAAAAATCAATTTAATTTTGATAAATTTCAGTTTCAATTTAATTTCAGTACAAAAACAATAATTTTAGTTGCTCTAGCATCTTTTGTTTTGTGGCTTGCTTCAGGTATTTATGAAGTAAAAGAAGGTGAAGAAGCGGCTGTAACAAGATTTGGACGTTTTGTTCGTAAAGGTTACGCTGGTCTTAATTATCGTTTACCTGCCCCGTTTGAAAAAGAAATAGTCGAGAAAGTTAAACAATCAAGACGAATTGAGATTGGATATCGTACAAACAATTCTGTGCGTAGTGGTGGTGATACCAAAAATATTGCCGGTGAAAGTATTATGTTAACTGGTGATGAGAATATTGTTGCTTTAAATTGTGACGTAATGTGGCATATTAGTAATCTTGAGGATTTTATGTTTAACGTACAAAAGCCTGAAGAAACAGTTAAGTCAACAGTAGAAAGTGCCGTTAGAGAAGTGATAGGGAACACACCCATTTCTTGGGTCTTATCTGATCAAAAGCAGGAAATTACTCATAAAATAGAAACATTAGCACAAAAAATTCTAGATAGTTATAACGTTGGAGTAATGATTGAAAAGGTGCAATTATTAAAAGCTGAGCCACCTGCTGAGGTTATAGATGCTTATAGAGATGTGCAAACTTCAAAAGCAGATAAAGAAAAAGAAATAAATCAAGCTCAGGCCTATAATAATAAAGTATTACCGGAAGCTAGAGGTGCAGCAGCTAGAATTATAGAAGAAGCAGAAGCCTATAGAGAGGAAATAATATCAAAAGCTGAGGGAGATAGCCAAAGATTTAGTGCAATTTATAAGCAATATGCTGCAAATAAGCAAGTAACTAGAGACAGGCTATATTTAGAAGTAGTTGAAGAAGTATTAAGTGGCTCAAGTAAGACTATTATTAATAATGCGTTGCTGCCACACATGGCTATTAAGCCTTAA